A region of the Pseudomonas silesiensis genome:
TCGGCCGCCGACAGCAGCATCTGGAAGCCTTCATCGCTGAGGGTCAGTTGGCGTTTGCCCAGGCCACGCTCTTCGGTCAGCGCGCGCTGCACCAGTTTGCGCAGGGCCGCTTCGTCGAGACTTTTGAGCACGTAGACGCGCGCCCGGGACAGCAATGCGTTATTGAGTTCGAACGAGGGGTTTTCGGTGGTCGCGCCGATGAAAATCAGCGTGCCGTCTTCGACATACGGCAGGAACGCATCCTGCTGGGACTTGTTGAAGCGGTGCACTTCGTCGACGAACAGGATGGTGCGTTTGCCGTATTGCCCGGCCTGCTGTTTGGCGATTTCCACCGCCTGGCGGATTTCCTTGACCCCGGCCAGGACCGCCGAGACCGTTTCGAAGTGCGCGTCCGAGACTTCCGCCAGCAGCCGCGCCAGGGTGGTCTTGCCCACACCCGGCGGGCCCCAGAAAATCATCGAGTGCAGGGCACCCTGCTCCAGGGCTTCGCGCAAAGGCTTGCCGCGGGCGAGCAGGTGTTCCTGACCGACGTACTCGTCCAGATTGGCCGCGCGCAAACGGGCGGCCAGGGGTTGAGCAATCGGGGCGCTGCGAAACAGGTCCATCACTACTTATGAAACCTCACTGGGTCCTGGGGCCGATCATCCAACGTGCTAACACCACAATCCCTGTGGGAGCGGGCTTGCCCGCGAATGCGCAGTGTCAGTCGACATCATAGTTGCCTGATACGCCGCTTTCGCGAGCAAGCCCGCTCCCACAGGTTTAGCGTCTGATCTTTATTCCTGGATCACGTCGGCACCCTTGGGGATGTCGAACTTGAACCTGGACGCCGGGATCGGCTCGTTGGCCTTTACGCCGGTGAACAGGATATTGGTGCGTTGACCGACGCTGTCGATCATCTGCATGTCATTGACCAAACCGTTGCGGAACGACAGGCGCAGGCTGTCGAACAGGGTGTCCTTGGTTTTCGGCTTCAAGGTGAAGTCGATCACGCCGCCGGCTTCCTTGGCGCTGATGTCGAAGCTCTGGCTGATCTTGGACACGTCACCGGACAGCAACAGCGCCGGAGTCTGGGTCAGGCGCTGGTCGAGGTTCTTGATGGTGGCCTGCTCCAGGTCCGGATCCCACAATGTCACCTTCTTGCCGTCGGAGACCATGGTTTGTTCGGCCGGCGGGTTGGTGTGCCAGTAGAACAGGCCCGGGCGCTGCAACGACATTTCACCGGCCGTTTCCTGCAACTGGGTGCCGCCTCCGTCGAGGGTCAGTTGGGAGAAACGGGCGGTCAGGGTCTGGGATTTTTCCAGCAGTTGGGTCAGGCGCGCCACGTCCTTGTCATCGGCGTGGGCCGAGAGTGTGGTCAAAGCCAGAACCGGCAGCAACAACATGCGGATAAGACGCATGGGAGTCCTCTTGATATTCGTGGGAGTGCGGGGGCGCCCTTCAGGCGCCACCTTTTTGTTCAAATCAGTCGCGTACCGGGCCAGGCGCCAGGACTTCACGGGAACCGTTGGTGTTCATCGACGTCACGACCCCGGCCATTTCCATGGCTTCGATCATGCGCGCGGCGCGGTTGTAGCCGATTTTCAACTTGCGCTGAACCGCGGAGATGGAGGCGCGGCGGCTTTCCAGAACGAATTGCACGGCTTCGTCATAAAGCGCATCGGTTTCGGGATCATCGTCGCCACCGCTGCTGCCACCGTCGAAACCGCTGCCCGGTTCTTCGACACCGGCGAGGATCTCGTCGTTGTATTCCGGCGCGCCGCGCAGTTTCCAGGCTTCAACCACCCGGTGCACCTCGTCATCGGAGACGAAGGCACCGTGAACGCGGATCGGCAGGCTGGTGCCCGGCGGCATGTACAGCATGTCACCGTGACCCAGCAGTTGTTCGGCGCCACCCTGGTCGATGATGGTCCGCGAGTCGATCTTGCTCGACACCTGGAACGCCATGCGCGTCGGGATGTTCGCCTTGATCAGGCCGGTGATCACGTCGACCGAGGGACGCTGGGTCGCGAGGATCAAGTGGATCCCGGCCGCTCGGGCTTTCTGGGCGATACGGGCGATCAGTTCTTCAACCTTCTTGCCGACGATCATCATCATGTCGGCGAATTCGTCGACGACCACGACAATGGTCGGCAGCTTGGTCAGCAGCGGCGCTTCGTCGTGGATGCTTTCGCGCTTGTACAAAGGATCGGTCAGGGGCTCGCCGGCGTCCTGGGCTTCCTTGACCTTGGCATTGAAGCCCGACAGGTTGCGCACGCCCATCTTCGCCATCAGTTTGTAGCGACGCTCCATCTCCGCCACGCTCCAGCGCAGGGCGTTGGCGGCGTCCTTCATGTCGGTCACCACCGGGCACAGCAGGTGCGGAATGCCTTCGTAGATCGACAGCTCGAGCATTTTCGGGTCGATCATGATCAGCTTGGCGTCTTCCGGGCCGGACTTGAACAGGATCGACAGGATCATCGCGTTCACCCCCACCGATTTACCGGAACCTGTGGTACCGGCCACCAGCAAGTGCGGCATTTTCGCCAGGTCGGTGATAACCGGCTTGCCGCCGATATCGTGACCCAGGGCCAGGGTGACCGGCGACTTGAAGTTGTCGTATTCAGGGGTCGCCAGCACTTCAGAGAAACGCACGATCTGCCGGTCTTCGTTGGGGATCTCGATACCGACGGTGGTCTTGCCCGGGATCACTTCCACCACGCGCACGCTGGTCACCGCCAGGGAACGGGCCAGGTCTTTCGCCAGGTTGGAGATGCGGCTGACCTTGACGCCTGCCGCCGGCTGGATTTCGTAACGGGTAATCACCGGGCCCGGGTGAATCGAATCCACCGACACTTCGACGCCGAATTCCTTGAGCTTGATTTCCAGCAAGTGGCCCACTGCAGCCAGGGACTCGGGCGAGTAATTGAGTTGTTTCTTTTCCGCCGGGTCGAGAATCGAGATCGGCGGCAAGGTGCCCTCGACGGCGCTGTCGACGAACAGCGGCGCCTGTTTCTCTTTTTCCACGCGCTTGCTCGGTGCCGCGGGTTTCGGCGTCGCCGGGGCGATAACCGGCGGGACCTGCTTCTCGCGGTCCGACATGTGTTTGCTCAAGGCTTGCTCGCGCTCGATCAGGCGCTCCTTGACCTTGGCCTGCTCGCGCTTGTCGGTGACGCTCGGCGCCACCACGTCTTGCACGCGTTCGTCGACCTCTCGCAATTGTGCAACCAGTTGCTTGCGTTCGACACGGGCGGCCCACCAGCGATTGGCCGCGCTCTGGAACAGTTCGAACAAGTCGAGGGTAATCTTGCCCGTGACGTCCATCACCTTGAACCACGACAAGTCGGTGAACACCGTCAGGCCGAACAGGAACAGCGCGATGAGCAGCAAGGTGCTGCCCTGGATGTTCAATGCGTTCCTGGCCACGTCGCCCAGGCTTTCACCCAGCGCGCCGCCAGCGCCGGCCGGCAGACCGGTCGCCGCGTGGAAATGGATGTGCGCCAGGGCCGCGCCCGACAGCACGAGGAACACCAGGCCGATCAGGCGCCAGGAGAACAGCCAGCCGCTCCATTCCCAGGGTTGGTGGCGCTGACGGAAAATCTGCCAGGCCTTGATCGCCAGCAGCAGCGGGAAGATGTAGGCGAAGTAACCCAGCACCATGAACAGGATGTCGGCGCTGTAGGAACCGGCCGGGCCGCCGAAGTTCTGCACGTCGTCGATCTTGCTGTTGTGGCTCCAGCCCGGATCGTCCTTGCCATAGGTCAGCAAGGCCATCATCAGGAACAGGCACAAGGCACCGACGGCGATCAACGCACCTTCCTTGAGTCGGTAGTGCAATTGCTGGCGCCAGAGCGGAACGACGGCTGGTTTAGGTGCTGCGGTGGATTTCTTCAAAACGCTTCTTTTCCTGCGCCCATGGCGCGTCCATCTGTTGAATGACTATAAAAAACTGCCCAAACCTGGCAGGTAAAAAAGTTAACAGGCGCAACTGGGACTACTTTTAACATTGCGCCCCGGTTTTTATAAACACGACTCGCAATGCTTATTTTGTTACAAGCACGCTCACAGCAGGCATTGTACGGGTTTGTTCGTCCGTTGCCATGCTTGCAGTCCCCGGGTGTAGCATAGTCAACGGGACTTGCATGCGCTTCAATTTGAGCATGCATTCTCTTTCGTGACAAAGGCTTATGAGGTGTTTTTATGAGCGAAGCGAAGCATTCCCGCCTGATCATTCTGGGTTCCGGCCCTGCCGGTTACAGCGCAGCCGTTTATGCCGCCCGCGCCAACCTCAAACCCGTGGTCATTACCGGCATACAGGCAGGTGGCCAGCTCACCACCACCGTCGAAGTCGACAACTGGCCCGGCGACGTCGAAGGGCTCACCGGCCCGGTGCTGATGGAACGCATGCAAAAACACGCCGAGCGCTTTGACACAGAGATTGTTTACGACCACATCCACACGGCCAAGTTGCAACAGCGCCCGTTCGAGCTCATTGGCGACAGCGGCCGGTACACCTGCGATGCACTGATTATCGCCACCGGTGCCTCGGCGCAATACCTGGGGCTGCCCTCGGAAGAAGCCTTCGCCGGCAAAGGTGTGTCGGCC
Encoded here:
- a CDS encoding DNA translocase FtsK — encoded protein: MKKSTAAPKPAVVPLWRQQLHYRLKEGALIAVGALCLFLMMALLTYGKDDPGWSHNSKIDDVQNFGGPAGSYSADILFMVLGYFAYIFPLLLAIKAWQIFRQRHQPWEWSGWLFSWRLIGLVFLVLSGAALAHIHFHAATGLPAGAGGALGESLGDVARNALNIQGSTLLLIALFLFGLTVFTDLSWFKVMDVTGKITLDLFELFQSAANRWWAARVERKQLVAQLREVDERVQDVVAPSVTDKREQAKVKERLIEREQALSKHMSDREKQVPPVIAPATPKPAAPSKRVEKEKQAPLFVDSAVEGTLPPISILDPAEKKQLNYSPESLAAVGHLLEIKLKEFGVEVSVDSIHPGPVITRYEIQPAAGVKVSRISNLAKDLARSLAVTSVRVVEVIPGKTTVGIEIPNEDRQIVRFSEVLATPEYDNFKSPVTLALGHDIGGKPVITDLAKMPHLLVAGTTGSGKSVGVNAMILSILFKSGPEDAKLIMIDPKMLELSIYEGIPHLLCPVVTDMKDAANALRWSVAEMERRYKLMAKMGVRNLSGFNAKVKEAQDAGEPLTDPLYKRESIHDEAPLLTKLPTIVVVVDEFADMMMIVGKKVEELIARIAQKARAAGIHLILATQRPSVDVITGLIKANIPTRMAFQVSSKIDSRTIIDQGGAEQLLGHGDMLYMPPGTSLPIRVHGAFVSDDEVHRVVEAWKLRGAPEYNDEILAGVEEPGSGFDGGSSGGDDDPETDALYDEAVQFVLESRRASISAVQRKLKIGYNRAARMIEAMEMAGVVTSMNTNGSREVLAPGPVRD
- the lolA gene encoding outer membrane lipoprotein chaperone LolA; amino-acid sequence: MRLIRMLLLPVLALTTLSAHADDKDVARLTQLLEKSQTLTARFSQLTLDGGGTQLQETAGEMSLQRPGLFYWHTNPPAEQTMVSDGKKVTLWDPDLEQATIKNLDQRLTQTPALLLSGDVSKISQSFDISAKEAGGVIDFTLKPKTKDTLFDSLRLSFRNGLVNDMQMIDSVGQRTNILFTGVKANEPIPASRFKFDIPKGADVIQE